In the genome of Acanthopagrus latus isolate v.2019 chromosome 17, fAcaLat1.1, whole genome shotgun sequence, the window CAGCATCTCCACTTGGGATGATATTGCATGTCAGTAGGTACCCGTGCTGCTCCAGGGCTCAATCTGTCCCTGTGTCCGGTGCGTTAAAGTTTGCACGACTGCACAGTCATACTGTCGGCAGGCCAGCGGTACGAGTCCACGACAAACTCGTCATAATCGGTGCTGTAGGTGAGGGAGCGCACGTAGGCCTCTTTGTCAGACGGCTCCGGACGAAGCGTCGCCATGTTGTGCTCGTAGGCGTACTCCATGATCTGTAACACACAGGTGTTGGGAAGATTGAATTTTGTTGCAGTTTCACAAGCCTTCAAACAAGTGGACTCGCACAGAGACACGGTCAAGTGCTTCTGCTCGTTTAATGTGTGATTGCCGAGCTCTCACCCTGACAGCCAGTTTGAGTGAGACATCCCTGATAGTGCTGAGGGAAGGATACAACCTGCCCTCGTTCAGGTCCTTCTCTGTCACCAGATCAGCAAGAGCCTGTCAAAcagtaaacatgtaaaaaaaaaaaaaaattgggtgGTATGTTAAAATAACTTCCTAATGCAGGACTTTAACTACATTACTAATAGTTATGTCACACTCTGGTGTTTATGAAAATCACAGATTTCCCCACTTACACcagatatatacacatatatgtcagtgtgttacctctgctgcagtgaggaagATTTCCTCAGAAATGTGTCGGACGGTGCAGGCGGTGACACCCAGGCCCACGCCGGGGAAGATGTAGGCGTTGTTTCCCTGACCGGGGAACAGTGTCCTCCCATCAGGCAGCGTGACAGGGTCAAATGGACTGCCACTGGCAAAGATGCCCCGCCCCTGAAGCAAAGACAGTAACGGTGGCAGTTTAATACTTTCATCCGCGAGGAGGAGTAAAATCACTCATGGTCAGGTACAACAGAGTCTAAAGGGGGGACTACCTCTGTGAGTGTGTAACACTGCTCGGCAGTGCATTCGGCTTTGCTGGTCGGGTTACTGAGGGCAAAGATGATTGGCCGTTCGTTGAAGGAAGCCATGTCCCTGATGATCTGCTCGGTGAAGGCTCCGGCAACAGCTGCCACACCTGAGACGTTCATAGATTCCACTTTAGTCTGCTTCTTTAGCAGCTTTTCTGAGCTTTTCAATGTTTTAACTTCGCAGACAGGATGTAAATTCAACTTCAGCATTCCTATATAACCTTACAGTCTGTAAATGTACTGTCAGTCCTTTCTTTCAGCGATAAATCACTGAATCCATCATTGTGCAGTAAAACGACAATGTCTGATATCAAAACATCAGATGCTTGTGGTTTTACCAATGATAGCTGTGGGTTTCAGTTCCCGAACCACATCCTCCAGTTTCTTCATGTGTGGGTGCTCGTGAGCAAACCTCTCCTTCTCGTGGGTCAGGTGGTCTCGACCCTGTGGATGTGGAAaggacagatgaggaggaggacattAAAGACATGAAACCATCTGTGGAAACACCAAAAGCTCTTCAAATTGTACTTGGAGCAGTTGTTATTGTCCCCAGTTTTAGTGTTGAAGGTATGACAGATTCTTGTAAAAGTTCCTCTGGTTTGGAGGATCACCAAGTTGGTAaacgagagagaaagaaggaggcgAGAAGAGATGAATCAcaaagaggagaggtgagatgGAAGAGAGAGGATTACTGGTGTAGTGGAGGGAACACTGAGAAAGCCAGGAGTTGAAgatggtgaagaggaggaagaggaggaggaggaataagGGATGAATGACATGCATAATGTGGACAAAACAGATGTGTAACAGATGTTAATGTTCATCTCCTGGAGAGTCTTTGCAGTGATTCCAAGAAAAAGACCTCTGTCATATAAATTAATGCACCATGggtgatgttttttcttcattttggaGTCGCTGATGTCAAACAGCTTAGGAAAATCCACAGTTAGAGACTCTTAACCTGTAAATCAACCTGTGATGTTTTGTGCATCTCACTTTTTGGACGGAGGTTCCTGTCATTTGTTCTTGAAGGCTGAATGTATTGGACTATTCATTCTGGTCTATTACGACTGTCAGATTATGACAGATTGGCGCTTATGCCTGCATGTCGCGcgttttgcagttttttcatCCGTGCACCTTGACAATGAGTCCCTTGGAATCAACCATCCAGATCTTTTTCAAACACTCTTCCTTAGCGAGCCCCTCCTTCTCCATGGCCATGGTGATCAGCTCAGCAATCCCCATCGCTGCCTGGGAGTGGCACAAAGCGGGAGAAATCAATGTCGTCAAAGAGAATATCTCATCTGATATCACACAAGTTGTTTCTTGATGACCTGTGGCGGTGGCCTATGGCATACACTTTAAGTGTGTACTTTAAGTGTGCTGCACATACCTCCCCTGCCCCTTGGAAGACAATCGTGTGGTCGCACATTTTGCTCTTGGTGATGCAGAGGGCAGCCAAGAGCCCAGCTACTGCCACTGAAGCAGTTCCTGTGGAGTaacacagagcaacatcagTTTTATTCTTCTCTTAAATGAAAATCGTGTCGGAtttgcatttatgtgtgtgttttgagtgtgttgAGTTACCTTGGATGTCATCGTTGAACGTACAGTACTTGTTGCGGTACTTGCTCAGCAGACGGAAAGCATTAACATTTGCAAAGTCCTCGAACTGAATCAGGCAGTCCATTCCATACCTGTGAACAGAGGAGCTGCATTTATACCTGAATGAACCAACAGGAGGAGTTGAAacgggcagaggaggagaaataatGGGGATGGCAAAAGCTAATTGTCATCGTAAAGAGGCGAGGGGTCATTAAATTGACTTttgcacacactcaaacacacataaacgCACTTGAAGAGTCAGTCTGCTCTCAAAGACTTTATTTCCGTCCTCAGGGGGGCGCCCTCTCACTGCACGACACAGCACAGTGCAGATGTGAGGAGGAGATGCTGGCTTCAGTGTTCTGAACATTCACAGTTGTATGGAAATGATGTTGAGTAACACTCTCTTTTTGTTAGAGGCCGTGTCTTAAGTGAAAACGTAAAGCCACAGAACTGTGTacacttttgtgtttattagaCACTTGACAAGATGACACCTGTTTCCCCCCGACTTTACGAGAGCACCTCACAACGAGCATCAGCGAGGGAggtcaaacctccacaaaggAGCAGAATAACAGAGATGCAAAAAAATGCGAGGGGAAAGAACACAGCGCCCACCCAGCCTCCCTGTAAAGCAGCAGAGTTCGATTTTACAAGATGCCGCTCCGACCACCTTTCACGTGTAGTCAGTGCAGCAACACAGAAGCCCGTGCCAATAAGCTCCTGCAAAAACATCATGCAACAAAAATAAGCCATAAGCCCGGCGTTATGAGACTGTAAATTAGATTTAGCAGCGACAAAGAGGAATCCCAAGTTCCCATGCCTTCTGAACAGATGGACTTCTGTTGAGGAATTTACTGGATGTTTGCAgagtgactgctgctgctctttctcCAAGATGAAAGACAGGTTTTTCAGCTGGACCTGGTGAAGGTGTCCAAGAGAGCGCAACGGCTAAAAAGCTAGTGACTGATAGATGCTGGAAAACTAAAGTCAATGAATGCAGATTTCAACAGTGGCACTACTTCAATCCAATttgcaactgaaaaaaatcctctATTGTTGAATAGCTTTTTTTCTGGACATAGCTGTCCTTGCTAGCTAATAGCCTATTTTGTACCCCAATTTTGCCACCCCGAATTAAACTGAGCACATTTAATCAACTTAAGCTAGAaagctaattaagctaatgttagctataAGACCTGgttgaaaatgtgtctgactTTTAGCGTTAAACGACTCTTCCAAAAATAGGAATCCAATAAAAAGGGTCATGTGTATTGCAGTGTAGAGCTAATTTGTCCAGGTTTGCTAAGCGCTGCAAGGGTGATGTTTTTATGTCGGCTAACCTGACAGGTAGCATCGCTTCCTTCTACACTATACACACTTAAGTATAAACTGATCAACATTCGAGTTGGAAAGTTAGCGTTACAATAATTTGCAACTAAACATGTCAACGCTTTATAATACAAATGTGGGGTATATACTGAGGAAAATCTCCTATGCTCGTGTAAACCACTGACCTTATTTCAAGCATCACATTTAAactccaattaaaaaaaaaaacactgacttctAGATGAGGGAACCTGATGAGTGATGAATGATAACTATTAGTTTTTTAGGACTCGTTCTAGGATTTCATTCGAGCATTACACTGTTGAGCTAGTTAGCTTACTTGCTTGCACAGGTTAATGTTAGGCTTTATTGTTTACTTTCAAAAAGGGTGGACTTACTAGTGGGTTAACAAACGTAACACTGTCATGACTCTAAGATTCCATAAAGGACCCAGACGAAGCTGCCAACTTTCCCGGAAAACTCTGATTGGCTTCTGTAGTATATAGACTGGCTTCCGGACAGTGGGCGAGCGCTTCATTGTGTATGTGACATTGTGCATATTATTTTAACCTATTACTAGTTTCTCAGATGGACACAATGGGAGGAAAGGGTGAGGTTCTTCTGAAACGTGCATTGAGAAGACCAAAGATCACGTTTCACCAGTGAGTGATGGAGGAACTGGCAAAGCAAACAGGCTGAGCCGCTCCACACACCACCGTCCCCCAACACCTGCAGCCCCGCCAGGGAACAACAGGAGGAGGTGAAATCCTTCCTCGTCACGTTTGTTTTGTCACCGACAAGACGCTGTTTGCTCCTGTTTTTCCGTCATTtaactctctctttctttctgttacAGTCCTTTCATAAAACCCCACCTCATGCCTTATAAGGATAAGGATTCTCGTTTGCACGGTTATTGTACAACTCACTAAAGCTGTTTCCCACTTGTTACAGCGGCTGCTAAACTGCTTAAATTCTAAGCAGGGGGAGGACGAAGCTGAGCGGAAGCggagggggaaaagaaatgCAGGATGAGAAGAGACCTGAGTTCAACAGCAATAAAACTTCATGTCCTGATGAGAGACTGCCATCGCTGGGTCACTGTTTATCCTTCGCTCTGCCACACTGCGAGACATGGATTCCTAACACGGAGACTGACAGTCCGACTGACTTACTGCCAACACGGCAGTAGCGCTGaggagagaaatgtgttttctatcAAGCAGAGAGCAGTACTAAAGCACTGAGAGCTTGTGCGAAGAGGATGAATAATGAGGCCAAGAAGGGAGCTATAAAATTTTCATTGTGTTGGGGCTTTAGGAGACGCAGACAGGCGACGGGCGAGGATAGATGTGGCCTTGCCCCACTGCCAGCGCAGCGCCCTCCTGGTATGGTTTGGTGCAGCTCGCTACTGGAGAGGTCAAACCAGTTCAGGCCGAACCGAGCTGCTCGTGCCCAGAGTCCAACAGGATGGATTTAGGAGTCCTACTTCCATCCTGCATGAACGCTCAGCAAAGACGGGGGATTAGATTTTAGGGCTTTAAATAAGAGCGGAAACCAGTGCCAGATACTGaatttggtgttttatttaaaatgacagcGCAAAAAGATCAGAGACTCCTGACACAGATCTCAGAATAACTGAGCAGTGAACACATGCATATTTAAGGGCATCCACTGACCGTAAGCTACAGAGGGACTATCTGTGGTTGTGGCGATACAGAGAGAAGGGAACATCTTCCCAGTGCAGAAAGCTCTTTGGTCCTTGGTCTGAGCCAATAAAGACAGGGGGAGTGGTTttgacaatgtgtgtgtgtatgtgtgtgttgcccaGAACAAAGCTCTTCTTGGAGGCCATTTGTGTTCGTCGTCCCTATCCTGCATGAAAGTCTGTTGTCTTTCCCTGACGACGCTCTGAATGGAACGCCAAAATCTGACAATGTGCCTCTTTGCcagctaaataaaaaaaataaataccctGGACAAAGACAGCGggatttgctttttttgtctaaGCTGAAGTATCAAGGGCAGTAACCTAAGCAAGGCAGGGCACacacaaaagatgaaaaacacagagcacGTTCCTGACAATGCGGAGAGGAATCCATTCATGTGTgagaggcaggggaggaagaCGGACGGACTGGGAGAGAGACCATTCTCTCACAAAAAGTACCATAATTGCTATAAACAGATGTTTGAACCGGGAATTCTGTTATGGATCAGTTTCTGTAGACTGTTTTGGATCGGCACAGGGTAAATAAAACTGAGTCATCCAAGTTTATTAGGTAACATCTGAAATTACACCCTGCAAATCACACTATCATTGTTTATGGCATTTAAGTTTTGAACAAAACACTCGCTCAGTACATGTTACTGCATCCTGGAACAAATCGTTACAAGGGACTAAGACAAGagacagtcttttttttttttttctaactcaCTGGTACTTAGATTACAATTATGGGATATGCTTTTATTGTAACTAGGTTACAACACAGACAGTGGAGGAAAATAGGGGTGAGGGTGCCAACAGCGCAATCAAAGTTATGGTGTCCTGACAACTTAAACTGCACTATTATGATATTCTTACAAAGACATTGTGAAAACTTTTTTACAATGCCAGTGACTGATGCACATGAACATTTGCAGGGGAATAAAAGATCGGGCCCACAGGAAGAAGGATGCACCTTTATACCTATAaaatatgtacatgtacatgtaacATGATGTTAAAATATAGGCGATGTTAAAATATAGGCGATAATTCATGTTGTCTTTGCGTCCAATGCATCCCTCTGATGTTCTGGTGTTGTTGCTAGAGAGCTAATAAGTGACCTTGTAACATAAATCCAGACTGAAGTTTACTAGTCAGTATATCCACATTATTCCCAGTACTCACGATCTCCCATTATCGTTCCCCAGGAAATTTGTATACAGTATAGAAAGCTATTTTTCACTCACAAATGAGTGTTTTGAGTGTAATCTATTTCTAGGTTCCTCCTGAATGGAAACGTGTTACCCAGTGCAGGCTGCCATCTAAAGCTGTACTGCTCACGATTCCTTTATTAGTCACGATAAAAGTCATTGGTTGATAGAAACTGTAAATAGCTACATATGGTGACGAGTCTATCTTGACTTTGAACTCACAACAAAGGTGAGGACTTGCTGTAACCTCCACTGTCGAGATTTGGCAGTAAgatttctctccgtctctctgtgtaGCACTTTGTCAGCAGCAGTGTCTGTTCAGTGAGTTCTGAGACCTCAAAGGTCCTGGTGGGAAAGCTCTCAcatctgtcactgtgatgtgaGAGCAGGCGGGAGAAATCGGCCTTTCACCTGCTCAAGGATgtgaaacagtgacagtgaaaagTCTTGGTTCTGATGTGGCTACTCAGGTGGCTCCCAGTGAGTAAAGTCATATAACCTTTGCCTTTCTCTTGATGAAGACTGCAACACAAATGTGCCTCATTAAGCTACATCCATGTGGTAACCTGAAgagactgaagagagagaaatgatgtAAAGTATAAGTATCCACTTTATGTGAAAAGGAGAATTATAACCTTACTCTGTAGGTTCTCTCAGCT includes:
- the me1 gene encoding NADP-dependent malic enzyme, coding for MAHGLVRRESVETEMHKSEEKRKTFVYTKKRGYDVTRNPHLNKGMAFSLEERLQLGTHGLLPPCFITQEVQLLRVLKNYDMKKDDLDRYVFLMGLQDRNEKLFYRVITSDIDRFMPIIYTPTVGLACQQYGLIFTRPRGLFITIHDRGHIATLLQNWPEKDIRAVCVTDGERILGLGDLGCYGMGIPVGKLALYTACGGVPPQQCLPVMLDVGTDNEALLKDPLYIGLRHKRVRGQAYDDLVDEFMKAVSDRYGMDCLIQFEDFANVNAFRLLSKYRNKYCTFNDDIQGTASVAVAGLLAALCITKSKMCDHTIVFQGAGEAAMGIAELITMAMEKEGLAKEECLKKIWMVDSKGLIVKGRDHLTHEKERFAHEHPHMKKLEDVVRELKPTAIIGVAAVAGAFTEQIIRDMASFNERPIIFALSNPTSKAECTAEQCYTLTEGRGIFASGSPFDPVTLPDGRTLFPGQGNNAYIFPGVGLGVTACTVRHISEEIFLTAAEALADLVTEKDLNEGRLYPSLSTIRDVSLKLAVRIMEYAYEHNMATLRPEPSDKEAYVRSLTYSTDYDEFVVDSYRWPADSMTVQSCKL